The DNA region TGCCTCAGTGACTTGTCTCTATTAGGACAGTACACTATGGGTAATGGAGATTGTGCTACTTTGGCTGTGCTTTAGCGCTGACGGTTCTGGTTACAGCACATACAAGGTTAATGCATGCTTGATTCTGGCCTCGTCCCACTCTTCGATCAAGAATCAACGGAGAAAATCGTTACCTATGCCATGGCTTGCATGGTTTTAGGGCCTAGTTCCACTTGAGATGAGTGGTCATAGAGGAAAGAAACGCATTTTGTCTCTGTGAATGAGCCACTCGCTGGACAATACCGACGAGACGTATGACAAGCGCCTTTGGCGAACATAAATCCTTGCCTCGTTTGTTCTTCTATCTAGACAAATGACCCTCCGTTGGCCCCAATGACCTGCCCAGAAACCCACGAGCTGTTTGGCCCAGCGAGGAATATCGCCAAACCCGCAATCTCCTCCGGTCTACCAAGACGACCCAAGGGGCTAAAATTGGCGATGCTGTCAATAAGTTCCTGCGATTTGCCCTTGAAGAACATTTCAGTCGCAGTAGGACCCGGGGCAATGGCGTTGACTGTGATTCCGTACTTGGCACCAAGATCCTTGGCCAAAATCCGTGTCATTTGCTCAATGGAACCCTTGGTGGAAGCGTAAAGTAGATAACGGGGCGCGACCTGGGACTGGTGCAGAACACCACTGGAAACCAGGATCACTCGCCCGTCTCGCGGCATATGCGGGACGGCTTTCTAGAGGTTATTAGCAAGCGcacggccaaggccagcTTTGGGATGGATCAAGGACTCACCTGAACAAGAAAGTAAGGTCCTTTGACATTCATGTTGAACGACTGATCGAATTCCTGTTCTGTTGTGCTTTCAAGATCGTTCATGGGAGCAGCGGCAGCGTTGGGAATCAGCACATCAATCTTGCCGAATCTATCGACTGCTTTCTTGACCAGCTTCTCGATTTCAGTGACGCTCGAGACATCTGCCTGGACAGCAAGGGCCTTTTCAGAACCAATCTTCTCGACGAGGTCGTTCGCAGCAGTGTTATCGCTGGCATAGTTGATGACAACCTTGGCTCCCTGGGCGGCTGCCTGCTCAGCAATGGCTTTGCCGATGCCTTTGGAGCCGCCCGTAATGAGAATGACTTTTTCGTTCAGAGACATGATGAATCAACAAATTGATGGCTTCAGAGCTCAGAACAGGAGCAAAGGAGGTTCAGTGAAAGGAGTATGCTGTTTAGAATTGCAAGCTACGAGTCTATGACGGCTATTTATACAAAATCAGTTGCCTCGACTTGGGCCTGGCTAGCTCGGGCTGTTTATTAATGCGAAGCAAAATTTGACTCTCAAATAATCGAAAAGATCCCACTATGCTCTGTCAGGCTTTACGAACACACTGGATATCAATCTCgatctcgagctcgaggttgagcgcGAAGCGGAGACAAGAGAGGAAACGTCCGGAAGGTCAGGATTCGCGACGCGAAGAAAGGGGATAAGGCTCGGCACCTGCGGTAAATCCGAAAAAGGAAGAATAACTCGAAGAACTCGTGAAGAAGTTGTTTCATCGCTTGGTAAGTCACTTATCAAAGACTGGGCGTGGAGACCAACTCATGCAGGCGACAACATGTTGTCCCACTAGTGTAATATCCCGAAATGGTCTAGTCTGAACATGCCTGACTGTTCCTCGCTCTCTACCCCAGTCAAGTCGTCATTGATGAGTGAAGATGATCGTTTTGGTATGGAGTGTCTTAGCTGCTAGTCATGTGGGTAAAGGCCATGCCATGGCAAGATCTGTAGGTAGCATCTCATACTAGGTGCCTTGGTAGGTGTAGGTGTCGAGACTGGGTATGGATCACAGGGCTTGGAGCTCGAGTATGTACGCATGGACCAACAGGTATTTAACATCCAAGCCTTACCTTCACTTGTGTAACGTTAGCTGCCTACATAAAAGCCGTGTTCCTTCCAACTGGCCTGCTCAACAACCCCTGGACTTGCCCCCATATCGACTCCCCTGCAACATCACACGCCACACTGGACCACAGAAATGGAGCCAAAGAATGATCCCTGACTTCGTGCCAGGGTCTGGAAGCATTGACACCACCAGAAAGAGGCCCCCTGCATCGCACACGCTCAACGTGGCACAAGAATCCCGTACACCAAGTACCGAGTTCATCGTCACCCACTTGCTCAGCGCACATAGCAACAAGCATGCCAAGCCACAGGACGAGATCGTGCAGGCCTAGACCCATGAGGAGGTGGGCCTCACGTTGCAGCTGGTGTTTTAGGCGTTGGCCAGTGACTTGGAATGCGTGATCGTAAGTGATGGGAAATGTAACCCCGATGGCAAAGATCAGTAACCCTGTCTGAACAAGCTCGCCAAGGTTAATCTGAGACCCAGGCCCTGCATCTTCAATCCATTCAATAGCCATTGTGGAACCAAACTTGTCATACTCTGGAAGTGTGCTAAGAAGTCGATGCTGGATGAGGTCTCGGTGGGATCCCATGAGTGACAGGTCAGGATTGGACAATTGTCGGCACTGGTACTTTTCCAAGATACTAGCCCAGACATGCATATCGAGCATGACTTCTAGCATCTCTTGAGGCAGTCCGAGCTGAGCCAGGCGATCAATCTCTACCGGGGAACGCTTAGAGGCGACAGCCTGAAAGTCGCAAGCATGGCCGAAAAACACCTCTCTGTTATGCTCTCCCTTTATTGAATCAAATACATTGGAAACGGGGAAATGGGGTCTCTTCAGCTGCTGCGATGATCGAATAAGATCCATGGTGTTTAGGTCAGCTCGGAAGCCTGGTGTCGGCAGCTTGTCGATGCCGCCTTTCAGGTCAACCAGATAATACAGAGCATCTGCATGCACTGCTGTCAGAGGGTGCCTGCTGAATGCATGGATCCAAGCCAGCTTGGAAAGAGGTGGGTCAAAGGCCATCGAGGCTCGTCGATTTTGCTGGCTGATGCCGAATTCGGGCCCAACCAGGCTGAGAATAGCGTACAGGGTTGTTTCTCCAATCTCCGAAATGGGTTTCGCGACCTCTCGGTGAATATGGCCCAGGGCTTGCTGGTAGTGTTTGATGCTGCCGATGTCCGTGACCCTCGAGCATCggttgaagttgaggttGACGGCTGCTTGCCAGAGGAGGGCGTGGTACAAGGTCGGGCCCTGAGCGACGAGGTTGCTATAACTGAAGGCAAAGGGGGGAATATGAAAGGTCGCTGAACCCATGCCAAATCCTGGCCAGAAGCAGGTTCGGCAATAGTGCAGCAGCATCTTGGTGTGATCGTCGACCATCTTGTCGGGCACTTGGTAGTATCGCACCAGCTTCCGCTGGTTGACGATATCCTCGCCTTCCTTGAGAGTCGGTCGATCTAGGCTCTTATTGGGATCCTCGGCAGCCTTAGCCTTGCCCgtcttgaacttgttctGGCGGTGCATGGTCCTGGCCAAGTGTGACCTGGCGCTAGAGCgcagaagctcaacatcGCGGCGGCTGTTGGAGCGGAGAGTCACGACAGGGAGGAAATGAATGGAAGAGTTGGAGTCCTCGCTGGAACTGGTGGTGCTATCCTCACTGGACGTGCCCATGGCGCGTAGCGGTTGCTGGGTAGTCCATATAATAAAATAGTGTCGAGTCGGTGAGCGCGAGTCGAGTAGAGTGGGGTGGCATCAGATAAGGCAAAGATTGCAAAGAGGGGTCTCTGACATTTTCCCAGAATGTAACTTCCCGCTGGCACATGCTGACTAACTGCTTCTAGGTAACTGCTTGGCACCATTGTCTCGGCCTTTTCGCCCTTCCATGATCCGAGACATGCATTCAGAGACAGGCTTGGCTCTATTCCAGCGTGAGGGGATGTTTGCTCAGGAATTCTTCGAAGCTTGTAGGGCTCCCTCTTGCATTCTCAACAGACCAGGCGACTTCAGCTTCGGTTTGAGGCCCGTAATGCCCAAACTCTTGCTGGTAGAGCATCATCTGAAGCAACTCATCTTGCGCCGCTGGGGGCAAGAAAGACCTGTAAATGTCCTGCGATACCTCGACGTACTTGACATCTTTGCCTGTTGCGGCGCTGATGATTGCAGCCTGTTCCTCCATCGAGTATAGCCTCGTCGCACCCGAGAATGTTTTACCTTGGAAATTGTCCGGTTGGGCAAGGATCGCTGCCACAAACTTTCCGGTATCTCCGGCAATGTCAACCAACGGGAGTTTGGTAGACGGTCTGAGGCGGCGAGCGATGACATACGATCCGTCCTTTGTATCAGCTGGGCTGGGGTTGCATGATGGTGGCATAGGTCTGCATGAAGGATCCAGGAGAGTAAAATGCGCTCTTCAGTGATGGTTTGCTTCGGATATATTCTTCCACGGCGAACTTGTCGTCGAAGCCAGTGACTTTAGTGTACTTACGGCTAGAAATAACATTCGGCGAAGGAAGGGTACTCCATATGTAGTACTGTATGCCTCGTGCGATTGCTGCGTCGACAAGATCCTTGCCGTATTGGATCTCTTTGTGAGCTTCGCCATCATAGTTGGAAGTCGTCATGGCGAAGACGGTGTGAGCCCCCCTGAAGACTCCATCAAGAGACGTCTTGTTCGAAGGATCGCCGGAAACAACTTCAATACCTTGGGATGCAAGGTCTCTTGCTCGGGAGGACGACGGATCTCGGGTGACGGCTCGTATGGTGTATGTCTTGGATAGAAGAATTTTGCTCATATTTACTACCATCAGTAGATGAGAGACTATTGAATGAAGGAATGGACAGACTTGGGGTTGAAGGTTGGGCAGCTGATGGTCGTATTATACTCGCGATTTAGATCCCAATACCCGGCGCCGAGACCAGGCTGCAGGGATCAGCGCAGTGGTGTATTGACTGCTTTAGGCATAGCGGTCAAGGTTCTCGGAGTTTGTTCATTCCTAGACATTACGTCTCGGAGGATTAATGAATCAAGAATGGATAATGTCGCATGTCTCGGTTGAGAATGGCGTGTGGATAGGACTCCAAAGTTGATTTGCAAAAGGAGGTGAATATATAACTACTTGAAATCCTCCACAAGCTTGACAACCTCATCTGGTAAGGATAGTGGACAAAAACCCCGTGATGAAAGAGAAAACTCTCAACAGTCGAAGTAGAAACATCTCAATCTGGCCCAACTAACTGCCAACCTCACTCAAACTCACGATAGCCTCTCAGCACACGCCAGAGGGCAAGTCGAAGCTCTCGGTTCGGCTGGTGCTGCTATATCTAGCACCAGTGCCCAGCCCTCTCTTCGCAAAGCCCGTCCAAAGCTCGCACTGGTTGTCACCACCAGTGAGGGCCACATCAGCGTCGAGAATGGCATCTCGAGCCTGGACCATGTTGGGGTTGCAGGGTTGACTGATTACAACGGTCAGAATACGTTCGCTGCGTAGTTGGGGAAAAACTTACAGGGCCATGCCGTCGACTACCAGCTTCATGGCCAGGTACTTTCCATCGGTGGGGACACCGTTGGAGTCAAATGTAGGAATATCGGCATCATTTTTGCCGTGCTTGTCAATCAAGTTCCAGAGAACCTCGTACAGGGCAGTTGCCCAGTAAGTTCCAATGGCATGAACTCCAGAGAGCGTGTTGACACTGCGGTAGGTGTATGGGTTGGTGGTCAAGCTGGTGCTGTAAGGATACGCTCGGATACCCTTGGCGTTGTTGTACACCCAGTCACCCATGACATGGTTTGTAGATCGGGTGTCTCGAGCGCCCAGATGAACTGCGGTAGCCATGAAGTCGCTCCAGCCCTCGCCCATACCGCCTGATTCGGAACCAGAAAGGCAGGCAGAGTTGGCAGGTCCGCCAGTGAGACGGTTGGAGACTATAGTAGATAAGTATACGTATTAGTGAAAATCAGTGGATGGTTACTCACGGCCATGTGTGTACTCATGGATGACGACTCCAGCGTCAAAGCTCGAGTCACGTCTAGGGGTACTATAAGTCCAGAGGTACATCCTCATTCGGCCAGGTGATCCATCTGCAGGTGTGGCAAAGTTGGCATTGTTAGTACCGCTGCCATCCTGAGAGTTCAGAATGACGAAATCGTTACCACGACCGCCCTGGCCATTGTTGTTGACTTCAAAGTTTCCGGCAGCCTCGTTGAAGCCCAGAAGGTGCAGAAGATCGTGATACTTGTTGGCTGTGTAAAACAGCTGCGTGATTGAGGCATCACGGTAAGAGACTGGGTCAGTCTGAGAAGTGGAAAAGTCATACTCAAACTCGAGGCTCTTGCTGTCTGGGCGGTAGTTGTTGAGGTATGCACTGCCTCCAGAGGGGTTCACGTGGGCAATAGCATTGTTGCCTCGAGTCGTCGTGTAGTTTGCCGAACCGTCAGACAGCCAGGTGAACTCGGATGTCCCGATGTTCCAAGGGTCCTCAACAACGCTTCGAGAGCCCTTTGAGGGATCATTAACACCCCAGGGGCTGTACGTGAAGAGACACCGGTCAGTATTGAGTCAAACAGTGAGAGCTTCAACAGAAACTTACTAGACCTCGTAGGTTGCAAGATCGGCAACATAgtcgacaacaccaacgatCTTCTCAGTcttgtcggcgtcgacgTATGTCAGGAGCCAGTTGTCCAAGACATCAGTCTCAACACGCCAAGTGAGCTTCAGATTCTTCTCGCCGTCAATGAGATAGACCAGCTTAGCCTCAGGCTTCTGAACAGTGCCAGAAGTATCAGTGAAAGAGTAATGCTCATCACCCTTGGGCTGAGCCTTGGCGTCAGAGGCATCAACAGGGaggtcaagaacctcgacagTGCTCTGAAGGGCAGTGACAGGGTCCGAGGCATCCCTCTTGACCAAGGGGCCTGGGAGCTTGCCGGTGTAGAAGCTGTTTCCGTAGGAGAACACCTTTCCATCGGCGCCAATCTGGATTTCAAGTTAGCACAGCCAATTTTAGAGATTTTGTGAGATAACTCACGTTCACGTTGAAGTCGGCGTTGTCAACATCAATGTCATTGACAGTCTGCTTGAACCGAACATGGGCCACGCCATTGGTTCCAACGTAATGGTCGGAAACCAGACGGAAGGTGGCCTTCCCGACCACCGACTTGACAAACTCCTCGGCAGTCTTGGTGTAATCGGAGGACGGAGCAACTCTGGCGTTGGAGATGTCGGGGACTTCGTCTTGAGGAACATACTTGGCCAGCTCTGGCAAGCGGAAAGCATCCAAGTCAACACCTCTCTTGCTCAGAGGTGAGGAATTGGGCTGTCTCTTGGCAGGATGGGCGTTGGCTTGAGATGCCAGGCCGGCGAGGCccagcaggaggagagaaTCGACTGAGCGCATTGCTTGAGATAGGTAACCAAGGATGCTTGACAGAGAGAGGGGCTCTTTGATGCCGAGTCAGGTAGATGATGTCTGACTTGCTGTAGAGTCTGAAGCTCCAAGTCGTCATGGGCTGCTTGAAGAGAACGGTGGCCGTTTATATACACATAAACTCTTTGCTTAGAAATAGCCTCAACTATAGCCGATGCTTTTTCTCACGACACCGCTTCCTATCCAAGAAACCCCATGCCAATTGGATATCACCTTCTTGTTTCTCATAATATAGCGAGGAACTTTTGATCATAGTCAGAACCACAGTGGTAGCATTCATGGTGGAATCATCTGATCAGGCGGGAACTATCCCACGATGGTGTCAAGTAGCCATCTCAAGTAGCCATCTTATCTTTACGGCTAGGTCAATATTTCCCGACATGGAACAGCACGTCATAATCCAGGCACATCGTGCGCTATGACAAGATGGGAAGGTCTGGTTCAGAGGCAAGGATGGTACGAGCACGTAACATCGGGACGGGCCATAGTTGAGATTGACGAGAGTGGACCTATTCGCGGAGTAATAACCTAATCGGAATACTTTGAATATTCTACGGCACATGATGTCAATCAGGGGCACTAGTGGAATCTTTATTCAGAACCTTAGTGACTGAGCTACCTCTTACGGATGCAAGGTCGTCCTCTATGCGTCCTGATACGCTGTGACCATCTGCACGAGCTCATCAATCGGCCAGATATAGAACTGCGCATGATCTGAGCCCTCGTGCGCTATCTAAGGGTTACAGTGACGCAGCTAGCCCATTCTCCTCACAATAACTTCCAGCGCTTAACCTCACGTGGATTGTCTTGAAGGGGCAGCTCGAAAGCCGGACTTACGGATAGCCCAAACCCCGCGAAGCTCTTGCCTAATTCGACCTTGGTGATAAAGGGCTCAAAGTGTTCCAGCCTTGTAAACGCCGTTTAAACCCCTGCGTCTCTTGGCTTTCACACTAGCCGAGGTTCTTTTGGTTCTCCGATAGTCCATTGCTACCCCGACCAACCCCGGTCATTGTGAGACCTTCCAGGTTAGGATACTAGGGCCGTTAATGCGACGCTCGAACCCGCGTAGAGCACTTTAAGGTGCATTTTCCCGCGGTCTGCGCGGGGATTTTTCTGCCCAGCTAGGCATTCCTTCGCCGATGCTCAACGGACTAGGTCTGAACCCTGAAAATATGGCTGGGACCCTTCGGGCAACTGTGATTTTGTCCTTCTTGGTTGAAAGGACTCCGACCAATCCGAATGGTGCAATAAGCCTCCATATCTACGACATTCCGATTCTGGCAGGAACTTAAAACCTATCGAAGCCACATTCTTCTCCCCTGAGGTATTCTTAATGCCAGGGTCGTCTTCTAGGGTTCAACCATTCAGTGGCTTGCTAGTTGCGCCCTCTAGTGTCACATTCTGTGTCCAAGTGTCTCTACTACGCAAGCCTCCAGTCTATCGAGCTTCTGCATGTGAATATGCCATTCGTAAAGAGCTTGATTCTTGCGATGATAGGTGCTGAGGGAGAAAATCCTGCTTACAGagggaggacaagaagcacAGTAACCTTCCAGTAGACCGATCATGAAGAGGGGCGATTCTTATCACTGCATGCAGGTCTAAAGTAGGTTAAGACATGCATCAATGACATGTCAGAACTACCGTGCCCAAACAAACTGCGTAGCAATGTCAAGCATGATTGCCAGTTTATCAGTGCCCGCTTCCCAGCACTGCAATTCTTGTGCATGCAGTGGATCTTCCGGGTTTCTTTTAGCCTTGACAAGAGCACCAAGTGTCATAACTGGGTTGCTGACATCATACAATGTCTTTTCCAATTGCCATTCCTCGCGAGTTTGTGCTTCCCAAAGCATCTTGCTTGAGAGAAGAGGCAAGTGTTCGAGGGGACCACATCCTCTGCAGGGGATATTGTTGTCGATGAATATGACGGCGCTTATAACTATCCAAAGAGATGACATGCTGGATAGTCCATTTGTCAGCATGGAGTGTCTTGGTGGGAATGGTGAGTTCTTACCGTCTCCGTGATTCAGCAAAGATCCAATCTTCCCATGTTAGGCTTGGTTCTGCTCGCTCAGTCTGGGAATAACTTCCAACAAAGGTAAGGAACCGAGAACTGAGAGTCTAGCCAATTGTTAGCTAGGCATCCCCAAAACTGACGTGGTTCAACTCACTTCAACTGTGTCAAGCAGTCTTGTGCCACGCTGTTTGGTCTGTTCGTCCTGATCAATAATAGCCATTATCATATAGATCATTAGCGACTGGACAGCCATCTGTATCTCGCGAGCCGAGAAACTCATGTACTATGGAACCTTGAGTTAGTTTATC from Fusarium keratoplasticum isolate Fu6.1 chromosome 12, whole genome shotgun sequence includes:
- a CDS encoding NmrA domain-containing protein; its protein translation is MSKILLSKTYTIRAVTRDPSSSRARDLASQGIEVVSGDPSNKTSLDGVFRGAHTVFAMTTSNYDGEAHKEIQYGKDLVDAAIARGIQYYIWSTLPSPNVISSRKYTKVTGFDDKPMPPSCNPSPADTKDGSYVIARRLRPSTKLPLVDIAGDTGKFVAAILAQPDNFQGKTFSGATRLYSMEEQAAIISAATGKDVKYVEVSQDIYRSFLPPAAQDELLQMMLYQQEFGHYGPQTEAEVAWSVENARGSPTSFEEFLSKHPLTLE
- a CDS encoding Extracellular metalloproteinase MEP, coding for MRSVDSLLLLGLAGLASQANAHPAKRQPNSSPLSKRGVDLDAFRLPELAKYVPQDEVPDISNARVAPSSDYTKTAEEFVKSVVGKATFRLVSDHYVGTNGVAHVRFKQTVNDIDVDNADFNVNIGADGKVFSYGNSFYTGKLPGPLVKRDASDPVTALQSTVEVLDLPVDASDAKAQPKGDEHYSFTDTSGTVQKPEAKLVYLIDGEKNLKLTWRVETDVLDNWLLTYVDADKTEKIVGVVDYVADLATYEVYPWGVNDPSKGSRSVVEDPWNIGTSEFTWLSDGSANYTTTRGNNAIAHVNPSGGSAYLNNYRPDSKSLEFEYDFSTSQTDPVSYRDASITQLFYTANKYHDLLHLLGFNEAAGNFEVNNNGQGGRGNDFVILNSQDGSGTNNANFATPADGSPGRMRMYLWTYSTPRRDSSFDAGVVIHEYTHGLSNRLTGGPANSACLSGSESGGMGEGWSDFMATAVHLGARDTRSTNHVMGDWVYNNAKGIRAYPYSTSLTTNPYTYRSVNTLSGVHAIGTYWATALYEVLWNLIDKHGKNDADIPTFDSNGVPTDGKYLAMKLVVDGMALQPCNPNMVQARDAILDADVALTGGDNQCELWTGFAKRGLGTGARYSSTSRTESFDLPSGVC